The nucleotide sequence GACCCTGGTTCAGGTCCATCTGCTCCCCTGGTGTTTGGAAGTTCAGAGCCACTGCACAGCACAGCAAGAAGAGTCAGTGAGGCACCACACCTGATCACAAACATGCTCACAGAAAGCATTTCAGCATGAGCGAACACTCAATTactgtcaaaaaataaatgaagacatcaatagcataaatgtgttttgtcttgGCAGCAAATTGTAGAAATGTGGGTTAGTATAACATTTATTTGGTTCTCACTGGCTGCCGAAATGTTTGTCAAATGAATTGACTCAATTTCCCTCCATTGGAAAAGCATCCCAGCTTCTAGATTGCAGTACTAACCCATCTGGCATCCACCGTTCCACATTTCCTGGGGATCATAGTTGGATGATTGGAGGCGCTGGCCAGAGGGGTAGATCCGGCTCAGCTGCCTGCTGTTGTGTCTTACAAATGGCtttcctgaaaatgaaaagagagagaaaaacattggAGCATGATTATATTTTCTGTAGAATCAGCTGCTGTAAAGCAACTTTCTTGCTATAATGCCAAATTATTTCCACCATTGTACCCGAGTCTTTGATGAGCCTGAGGGCTTCACTTTCAGAGAAGGAGGACATTTCATTGGGCGGTTTTTCAGATGTATTTTCAAAGCCACAGAAGGAGACACTCCTGCAGTACACAACCAGCTCGGAAAGCTCGGGGCTCAGTTTGGAATACACCTGGGTGAGGGCAAATgcaaacataaaagaaaattaGCTGATCATCGACAAAGCGGGTTCAGAATCTGGGTTAATGATGAGTCTACCTGCACTGACCTTTGTGGGATCCTTCTTGGGTGTGTTCTTATTGCTGATGGCTAGTTCGTCTTCAGAGCTGGACGAGAAGCTGGCACTGCTGCCCAGCTGGCCGAGGTGAGGGATATGCTTCTTCCCTTTTACCAGAATACGCCCCTTCAGGTCCTGCAGCAAAGGTCATTAGAACAAATTACTTTATTAGAAAACCAGACAGCCAGAGGTCTTTGAAAATAGatccagctctgtgtgtgtatgtgtgtgtatgtatgtgcatgcgtgcgtgcgtgtgtgtgggtgtgtttgtgtgtttgtgtgtgtgcatgctttgTACTTCGGGAGAAGGCAGATCTTTCAGTGGGTTTTCACTAAGGGCCTTTGTGAGCAGTTTGCTGCCGAGGATGGCGCGGAGGTGTTTAGCCATCAcagcctgctgctccacagaaCAGTGGTTCTCCAAGGATAGAATTAGAGGGTATGGGGACGCCTGCAGggacaaacacaggaaaactCTAATGCCAGGCCATTAAAATGCAATTAGATCAAATACTAGCAAAGCTGGCCGAACAGCGTAATCCTATAGCATGTCAAAACCAAAATACCACAGGGCTGTCTGGGAGCCAAGTATGTAACCACAAGAGGTACCAAGgccaaaacacaaatgcaaaaccCACACAACGGAAACAAAATAACAACGGGAGTGAGCGACAACAGATGTTGAGGAAGCTACTtggtaaaatgttttatcttagcaGTCAAGTGAGCCATTGTTTTAGGAAACCCATTCAAGCCAGTCgcattttaaaataagatgCTTGTCTACCTGATGTGTTACGGTACAGGTGCTTGTAGTAACCAAAAAGGAAAATTGTACTATAACTCCTCAAATACACAAGTGTCACATATCATGCAGTGAGGTATTCACAAGCAGCGGCTCACTTTACTCAAACATCTATAcatttgtgttgtggtttttgcATTTGTGTCACAACACTAGTTGTACAGTTGTGgcttttgtggttgtgttgtggctttttgcagttgtgtttttgGTGAATGTGCTTGTGTGACACGCCTCAGCTCCTGTAGGATTTGATCTGGGAACCATCTTGATGTAAGGCAAAAAGTGCTAACCACCATGTCGCCCAGCTGAAGATTccaggagaaaaagagacaaaaatctTACCTTGAAGGCGTACTGATTGATGGTTTCAATGACTTCCTTGAAGGGCACTTTGGAGGTGAGAGTGTGGCCGTGGTAAATGACGGGTTCACCTTTGTCTCCATCCCAGCAATCCAGCTCCACACAGCGACAGCCCTGATGCAGAGCCCTGACAGTGACGGACACAAAATAAACGTTACACCACAGGACAGTCATTGTGAGTAGGTTTTCTGGATCGAAAACATAATGTAGCTGATTGATGGTGAGTCCAAATACCTGATGTACGGCTCTGTGCTGCTGGCGCTGGTGACCTGGTCCTTGGTAAGGTAGGTGTTGTGCGACGAGGAGATGAAGTAGTGAGACAGGGGTCGGCTCATGTCTTGATAGACTCTGGCGTGGTCTGGGTTAAACACATCATTCTCCAGTGACAGCATGTACATAGTGAAGCCATTTTGAGTCATGAACTGGTTCTTCTGGGctgcaataaacacaaaaaccctTCAGGTTACTCATCTTTTAGCAGGTTTACCTGGGTAAATAAAGGGTTTAAAGAACATAAGTTCTGCTCCTTTCCTGTAAACTGTTTACATTGTCTTAAAAATAAGAATTAACACATTTTAGCTATGCCTATAACTATTTACTATTTACAACAGTTAACTTGTTCCTTTAAACAAACTCTCTCACAGCCGCAGGGATGAAGTACATCAGTTTTTGTGCAGCAGAGGATGTTTGCTCCGTGTTAAGAACAGTAAACATCTTCACAGTGATTGGCAAAATAACTATCTAGTCCATCAGGAGACAGAAAGATCCTTTAATAACTGCTTTCAGGACCTACCCCAGTCATTAAGCTCATAGGTGTGTATGAGGCTCTGAGCATGATTCAATGAGGCGTCCTCTCCCTGGTCTCCCAGGAAGTCGCGCAGCTCCGCAGTGGAGAGTACACAACCATTACTTGAATAGTGTCTGAACACGGCATCCAGCTCAGGCCGCCGCATCAGCTCCCTGCAGAACTCCTCGATCTCTATATGATCCAGACGGCTATCGCCGGATCGGTCACACCTCTGGAACACAGGGGAGAGAAATGGGTTAAAAagccaaacaaacaatcaaacacagagagaaagatagacaTGTTAatcacaacatgttttttatgtttggagaGCTTAAAGTTCCCTGTGGGGAAGCATCTCCATAATAATGCTACACGTCTGTACACTTACATTAAAAATATGGTTCTCTGAGGAGGGTCAGTATTAGAAACTGGAACTGGAAGGAGCATAAAAACTAACAACTCAGCTGTAATAGAGAGCTGAGGGACATGGCAGGCAATAATCCCCCACAATAAAGAAATAACTGGCTCTTGATTTGTTGTGGGG is from Paralichthys olivaceus isolate ysfri-2021 chromosome 5, ASM2471397v2, whole genome shotgun sequence and encodes:
- the plcd3a gene encoding 1-phosphatidylinositol 4,5-bisphosphate phosphodiesterase delta-3-A — encoded protein: MLGSGKSPATSPREPGRKGAEKTMDPIRKLGLLDNEDIHLMMKGSNMVKIRSQRWQKSRNLRLLEDGLTVWCESTKSSRKAKAQQTFAVTEVECVREGCQSEALRRLSGSVPDSRCFTVVFRGARKSLDLLCPGEDEAQRWVRGLRTLKERVANMTQKEKLDHWIRGYLRRADQNQDGKMSYDEVKRLLQMINIDLSEHYARSLFKRCDRSGDSRLDHIEIEEFCRELMRRPELDAVFRHYSSNGCVLSTAELRDFLGDQGEDASLNHAQSLIHTYELNDWAQKNQFMTQNGFTMYMLSLENDVFNPDHARVYQDMSRPLSHYFISSSHNTYLTKDQVTSASSTEPYIRALHQGCRCVELDCWDGDKGEPVIYHGHTLTSKVPFKEVIETINQYAFKASPYPLILSLENHCSVEQQAVMAKHLRAILGSKLLTKALSENPLKDLPSPEDLKGRILVKGKKHIPHLGQLGSSASFSSSSEDELAISNKNTPKKDPTKVYSKLSPELSELVVYCRSVSFCGFENTSEKPPNEMSSFSESEALRLIKDSGKPFVRHNSRQLSRIYPSGQRLQSSNYDPQEMWNGGCQMVALNFQTPGEQMDLNQGRFLPNGRCGYTLKPSFLCSPTSNFNPENTGGGPGHIPTQLTIRIISAQQLPKINTEKASSIVDPQVWVEIHGVDIDKARDKTQRIDNNGFNPRWDCTLSFQLQVPDLALVRFVVEDHDHTAKNDFVGQFTLPFTSLRTGYRHVHLLKADGSSLSPATLFVHVKVSRKGVPIKTVSERIAIAKSMA